The Urbifossiella limnaea genome has a window encoding:
- a CDS encoding acyl carrier protein: MNPQERILADLAAVVRRAFPDRDFPDAVGPDTRVLADLGLASIDVVVLAEQLGTHYGKRLPFGTFLKGLRDRGADDIALGELVTFLQANL; encoded by the coding sequence ATGAACCCGCAGGAGCGCATCCTCGCCGACCTCGCCGCGGTGGTCCGGCGGGCGTTCCCGGACCGCGACTTCCCGGACGCCGTCGGCCCGGACACGCGCGTCCTCGCCGACCTCGGGCTGGCGTCGATCGACGTTGTCGTGCTGGCCGAGCAACTCGGGACGCACTACGGGAAGCGGCTGCCGTTCGGCACGTTCCTGAAGGGGCTCCGCGACCGCGGTGCGGACGACATCGCGCTCGGCGAGCTGGTCACGTTCCTCCAAGCCAACCTGTAA